From Ananas comosus cultivar F153 linkage group 2, ASM154086v1, whole genome shotgun sequence:
ATCTCCTCCCCGCGTCCGCCTTCCGCTCCTGCCCCCTCATCTCCACCCTCAGACTCGCCTACTGCACCGTTCCCCGCGAAACCCCCTCCGCCGGCCCTCCCGCCTTCCCCTCCCTCCGCTCCCTCGAACTCGACTACGCCCGCGTCGCCGCTCCCCAGTCGCTCCTCAACTCGTGCCCCGTCATCGCGGAGCTCACCATCAGGAACCCAGTTCCGGAAGGTTTCGCTTTCCGCCTCGACCCCCGCCACACCGTCTCCACCCTCCGGATCTTCGGTCCGACTGTCCTCCCTTtctccctcccctcctcctccttccgcACGCTCGTCCTCTTCGATCTTGAAATCGCCAACCCGCCGGCGCTCATCCGGGCATTCCAGGGGCTCGAACTCCTCTCCCTTGATAGTGTCTTGTTCGAGACCGGAGCTGACTCGGGAATCCAGGTTCGAGCGCCGAGGATGAGGCACCTCATGGTGCAGGATTCCGAGGAGCTCGGCACCATCGTTGTCGCTGACACTCCCCAGCTCTGCCGCCTCTTCTACTGGGGCGACATCCGCTATCTAGGAGTGTTCGACCGTGCCGTCCCAAAGCTGGAAGAGGCCTTTCTGCATTGCACGGTCAAGAATCCTTACGGCGGAAAATACCACCTGTGGAAGAACTTGATGCAGCCGCTCTCCCACGTTAGGCTGTTGTCTGTCAACTGGTGGTTCATTTGTGAGGTATGGTTTCGACAATTCCGTCTGTTTATTGTTGGCCGAAATTCTCTCTTCCAAGAACTACTCCATTAGTTGCCCTTCTTTGGGTTGAGATCTTGTTGTTGCCCTCTTGGTTTTAGTTTGCTGTATTTTGTGTAGAGAATCTGCAAATTCATGTACCTTGCTGCAAAAGATGACAATGCCGACCTTTTGCTGTTTGTAGATTGTAATTTCTCCTGCTGAAGCCTTGATATGTGAATTTGTGATGATTCGTAAATATAGTCATCGGAGTTAGGTGTGAACTTCAGTCACACTCTTAGAAGTTATTCTTTTCACCTGTGTATAACACTCTAGAAATGAAATCGAGCAACTCGGGTGGAAAGCATGTAACAAGCTGAAAAGTGTTGAAAATATCCAAGATCATGAACTCAGTGACATTTTTAAGGCTCTTTGGGTTCGGGAGCTTTGCTGGTTCTACATAAAACACAAAGTATCAGCGGAGCCCCTTACACCCTCCTGGCTTGAGTTGTTCTTAAACAATCTAGTCGAACTAAAGGGATagagttttaatttaaataacctTTACAGTCTCTGAAGCTTTTCTCGCCACATTAAAGTTGAACCCGACAGTTGGTGAATTAACTATCTGGAGAAAGACGTGGCATCAACATCCTCGATATAGCTCCAGAGCTTAAAAACCTGCTGTGTTATTTGTCATTCTTGAACAATCCCTTTGGATGATATGTGGATAACAGGGCCATGGTAGTTGTAATTACTCTCTCATTCTTTGCTAGTTTCTACTGCCAATAACTACGTTTGCAATATTTGACTAGTtatattaattgttaattattatatagtaaTGCCGACTCAGTCATGATCGGATAACCTTATTACGTGGTTGAAGTTGTAGCATTGCTAATGCTACCATTACTTGTTGAGTTTCCATTATTTGCTTAGATGTCATTGACATTTGTCTAGCATTCCTCCGAAGGTCCCTATAAACGCTGTTAATGATTTTTACTTATGTTTCAACAAATATGTTGGTCAACTTTTAGATTACGATTCAATTCACTTACC
This genomic window contains:
- the LOC109706708 gene encoding F-box/LRR-repeat protein At3g26922-like isoform X3, with the protein product MDPISALHDGILAKIVSLLPLKRMLRTSLLSRRWRLVWTTVPAFDFTDAADDNVNVYISRIDSCLEHLSASPSCMTIPSIVFPAIQDSDVVDRWIRFAAAHSVQRLKFAMWMDYTPPIPFTLPLSLFQLCRGLTALDISSCEIPGVLEPVISPAFPSLRSLSLFEVTIADPRAFFAQCPAIERLTVELLNEADLLPASAFRSCPLISTLRLAYCTVPRETPSAGPPAFPSLRSLELDYARVAAPQSLLNSCPVIAELTIRNPVPEGFAFRLDPRHTVSTLRIFGPTVLPFSLPSSSFRTLVLFDLEIANPPALIRAFQGLELLSLDSVLFETGADSGIQVRAPRMRHLMVQDSEELGTIVVADTPQLCRLFYWGDIRYLGVFDRAVPKLEEAFLHCTVKNPYGGKYHLWKNLMQPLSHVRLLSVNWWFICELIHWKAQA